Proteins from a genomic interval of Methanofollis formosanus:
- a CDS encoding deoxyribonuclease IV, with amino-acid sequence MLRVGCHVSIAGSLAAAVGRAGERGCTTFQIFSRNPRGWRFKPLTDEDISAFRETLEASGIGPVVDHMPYLPNLASPKEEVYAKSVTTLTAELGRCEVLGIPYLVMHLGSHLGTGIEGGRQRLIAGILRAYEETEGKTLLLLENTAGTKNSLGGTFEEIQAILDALPEERAAVCFDTCHAFAAGYDLRTTDAVGESLDAFDDVIGLDRLRVVHCNDSKGPLGSHLDRHEHIGLGAIGEEGFRAFFSPTAIRRLPLICETPVDDRRDDAGNIRVVRELAGA; translated from the coding sequence ATGCTACGCGTCGGGTGTCATGTCTCGATCGCCGGTTCCCTGGCGGCGGCGGTGGGCCGCGCCGGGGAGCGGGGATGCACGACCTTTCAGATCTTCTCGCGGAACCCGAGGGGCTGGCGGTTCAAGCCGCTGACCGACGAAGACATCTCCGCCTTCAGAGAGACCCTCGAAGCCTCCGGGATCGGGCCGGTCGTCGACCACATGCCCTACCTCCCGAACCTCGCCTCGCCCAAAGAGGAGGTCTATGCAAAGTCGGTGACGACCCTTACCGCGGAACTCGGGCGGTGCGAGGTCCTGGGGATCCCGTACCTCGTGATGCACCTGGGCAGCCATCTCGGGACCGGGATCGAGGGCGGGAGACAGAGACTGATCGCAGGGATCCTCCGGGCCTATGAGGAGACAGAGGGCAAAACCCTCCTCCTCCTGGAGAACACCGCCGGGACGAAGAACAGCCTCGGCGGAACCTTCGAGGAGATTCAGGCAATCCTGGACGCCCTCCCAGAGGAGCGGGCTGCGGTCTGCTTCGACACCTGCCACGCCTTCGCCGCTGGGTACGATCTGCGCACCACCGACGCCGTCGGCGAGAGCCTCGACGCCTTCGACGACGTCATCGGGCTTGACCGCCTGCGGGTCGTCCACTGCAACGACTCGAAAGGCCCCCTCGGTTCCCACCTCGACCGCCACGAGCACATCGGCCTGGGTGCGATCGGCGAGGAGGGATTCCGCGCCTTCTTCTCCCCCACGGCGATCCGGCGCCTCCCCCTCATCTGCGAGACCCCGGTGGACGACCGGCGGGATGACGCCGGGAATATCAGGGTGGTGCGGGAACTCGCCGGGGCGTGA
- a CDS encoding CPBP family intramembrane glutamic endopeptidase has product MDTQRFHPYLVLLALVAGAVALVFGLSGDPQSDLGLFFSTGAEAAPIFLIATLAFLALDRPRLRPVVSLLTVLFVLGLALVGWFFSVAPWYGVMGAGEMPVEAAVVLLAGLFLSLGASALCFILYSVRVRRFLAQWIPIDPENFVHTTAFVVVAAIALLPLVPLLVLGHPPLVDLIGDPSMDFGALTPTEAAKTDLYGLVWTLGGAFLAVGLFVKRSLPEVLDRLGLVRPTIRSFSFAVAVGLGLVLVFGVVDHLIVAVWEYFGWYVTDEAYTEALFSAYLTPVAAVVAAIVAGVGEEVAVRGVLQPRFGILLSALVFAALHAYQYAWDGLLSVFLAGLVFAVLRARTSTTVSAVTHATYDLVLFSLMIAGVGWI; this is encoded by the coding sequence ATGGACACACAGAGATTTCACCCCTATCTGGTCCTTCTCGCCCTGGTGGCCGGGGCGGTCGCCCTGGTCTTCGGGCTCTCCGGCGACCCGCAGAGCGACCTGGGGCTCTTCTTCTCCACCGGTGCCGAAGCGGCCCCCATCTTTCTGATCGCCACGCTGGCGTTCCTTGCCCTCGACCGCCCCCGCCTGCGGCCGGTCGTCTCGCTCCTGACCGTGCTCTTCGTCCTGGGACTTGCGCTGGTCGGCTGGTTCTTCTCCGTCGCCCCCTGGTATGGCGTCATGGGCGCCGGAGAGATGCCGGTAGAGGCTGCCGTGGTCCTCCTGGCAGGGCTGTTCCTCTCCCTCGGAGCATCTGCGCTCTGTTTTATTCTCTATTCGGTGCGGGTGAGGCGTTTTCTGGCACAGTGGATCCCGATCGACCCCGAGAACTTCGTCCACACCACGGCCTTCGTCGTCGTTGCGGCCATCGCCCTCCTGCCCCTCGTCCCCCTCCTGGTCCTCGGGCACCCGCCGCTCGTCGACCTCATCGGCGATCCTTCCATGGACTTCGGCGCACTCACCCCCACGGAAGCGGCGAAGACCGACCTCTACGGGCTGGTCTGGACCCTCGGCGGTGCGTTCCTCGCGGTGGGGCTCTTCGTGAAACGCTCCCTCCCTGAGGTGCTCGACCGTCTCGGCCTGGTCAGGCCAACCATCCGTTCCTTCTCCTTCGCCGTGGCGGTGGGACTCGGCCTGGTCCTGGTCTTCGGGGTGGTGGACCATCTCATCGTCGCCGTCTGGGAATACTTCGGGTGGTACGTCACCGACGAGGCCTACACCGAGGCGCTCTTCAGCGCGTATCTCACCCCGGTGGCGGCAGTCGTGGCGGCGATCGTCGCCGGCGTCGGGGAAGAGGTGGCGGTCCGCGGCGTCCTCCAGCCGCGCTTCGGGATCCTCCTCTCGGCCCTCGTCTTTGCCGCCCTCCACGCCTACCAGTACGCCTGGGACGGCCTCCTCTCGGTCTTCCTGGCCGGCCTGGTCTTTGCCGTCCTGCGGGCCAGGACGTCCACGACGGTCAGCGCCGTCACCCACGCCACCTATGACCTGGTCCTCTTCTCCCTGATGATCGCAGGGGTCGGCTGGATCTGA
- a CDS encoding isocitrate/isopropylmalate dehydrogenase family protein yields MKVAVVPGDGIGEEVVPVAEAALRRLHPEWDYFPVEVGYGRWKRCGAAIGAEELRALREADAVLFGAVTTPPDPDYRSVIVMLRKDLGLYANLRPVRGPGVDLTIVRENTEGLYSGIEWELPGSACTLRVVTEVGSRRIARFAAARAKGRRLTIGTKANVLKSDALFRRCAVEEAEAAGVEWEEKYIDALCLDVLMHPAHYAVVVTTNIFGDILSDAAASLVGGLGLLPSANIGDDHALFEPVHGSAPDIAGKGIANPVAALRSAAMLLDHAGDREGAAAVEAAVENTLGAGMKTPDLGGSATTVAFGEAVLERLG; encoded by the coding sequence ATGAAGGTAGCAGTCGTCCCAGGTGACGGGATCGGGGAGGAAGTCGTCCCGGTGGCCGAGGCGGCGCTCAGGCGCCTCCATCCCGAGTGGGACTACTTCCCGGTCGAGGTGGGGTACGGGCGGTGGAAGCGGTGCGGGGCGGCCATCGGTGCCGAAGAACTCCGGGCCCTCCGCGAGGCCGACGCGGTGCTCTTCGGGGCGGTGACCACCCCGCCAGACCCGGACTACCGGAGCGTCATCGTGATGCTCCGCAAGGATCTCGGGCTCTACGCCAACCTCCGGCCGGTCCGCGGGCCCGGCGTGGACCTCACCATCGTGCGCGAGAACACCGAGGGCCTGTACTCCGGGATCGAGTGGGAACTCCCGGGTTCGGCCTGCACCCTCCGGGTGGTCACCGAGGTCGGGAGCAGGCGGATCGCACGCTTCGCCGCGGCGCGTGCGAAGGGGCGTCGCCTCACCATCGGGACGAAGGCCAACGTGCTCAAGTCCGACGCCCTCTTCCGCCGGTGCGCCGTCGAGGAGGCCGAGGCGGCGGGGGTCGAGTGGGAGGAGAAGTACATCGACGCCCTCTGTCTGGACGTGCTGATGCACCCGGCGCACTACGCCGTCGTGGTGACCACCAACATCTTCGGCGACATCCTCTCCGACGCCGCCGCCTCCCTGGTCGGGGGCCTCGGGCTCCTCCCGTCGGCAAATATCGGGGACGACCACGCCCTCTTCGAACCGGTCCATGGTTCGGCGCCCGACATCGCGGGGAAGGGCATCGCCAACCCTGTGGCGGCGCTCAGGAGTGCAGCGATGTTGCTGGACCATGCCGGCGACCGCGAGGGAGCGGCGGCGGTCGAGGCGGCGGTGGAGAACACGCTCGGTGCGGGAATGAAGACGCCCGACCTCGGGGGGTCGGCGACGACGGTCGCGTTCGGTGAGGCGGTGCTGGAGCGTCTGGGGTGA
- a CDS encoding DUF7714 family protein, with protein MIFPEECKYVGIATSQPLGEKVYFLSRWLIRETAEGPEVLAVRLADGNGLMREVKAGWVLATPDETVVWPEPVNFNDRSRLLRLARESGKRCTIFTSPDESRTFILDPEPGSLLTVHVYDIVPPRAHLVAVLEELEGVGLFGDLNITFEYHIRDIRDLEAEVYPCRAGGFDRTLDADRLEGTERVAGCLTARQFCAENYGEGIEIAEICPLTQVAEEPFIARCCRAEREGVGVWNKKFGGVVHWGASPHTVDQVLRDMLKEWREDEGSSRPR; from the coding sequence ATGATATTTCCCGAAGAATGCAAATACGTGGGGATCGCCACCTCGCAGCCCCTGGGCGAGAAGGTCTACTTCCTCTCCCGCTGGCTGATCCGGGAGACGGCCGAGGGACCGGAGGTGCTCGCGGTCAGACTCGCCGACGGGAACGGGCTGATGCGCGAGGTGAAGGCCGGGTGGGTGCTCGCCACCCCGGACGAGACGGTGGTCTGGCCCGAACCGGTGAACTTCAACGACCGCTCCCGTCTGCTCCGCCTTGCCCGCGAGAGCGGGAAGCGGTGCACGATCTTCACGAGCCCGGACGAGTCGCGGACCTTCATCCTCGACCCGGAACCGGGGAGCCTCCTCACCGTCCATGTCTACGACATCGTCCCGCCGCGGGCCCATCTGGTCGCGGTGCTGGAGGAACTGGAGGGCGTCGGGCTCTTTGGCGACCTCAACATCACCTTTGAATATCATATCAGAGATATCCGCGACCTGGAGGCCGAGGTCTATCCCTGCCGGGCGGGCGGGTTCGACCGGACGCTGGACGCCGACCGCCTGGAAGGGACCGAGCGGGTGGCCGGGTGCCTGACGGCCAGGCAGTTCTGTGCCGAGAACTATGGCGAGGGGATCGAGATCGCCGAGATCTGTCCGCTCACCCAGGTGGCCGAGGAACCCTTCATCGCCCGGTGTTGCCGGGCCGAGCGCGAGGGTGTCGGTGTCTGGAACAAGAAGTTCGGCGGCGTGGTCCATTGGGGTGCGTCGCCGCACACCGTCGACCAGGTGCTGAGGGATATGCTGAAGGAGTGGCGAGAGGATGAAGGTAGCAGTCGTCCCAGGTGA
- a CDS encoding nucleotidyltransferase family protein, with protein MKTRAEVLDILRSLKGELRERYHVERIALFGSYAREEQGEGSDIDLLVTFGAGADLFDFVGLSQFLEEKLGRSVDVVPETALRPEIRSQVTRDLLFA; from the coding sequence ATGAAAACCCGTGCTGAAGTCCTCGATATCCTCCGGTCCCTGAAAGGAGAACTCAGAGAGCGATACCATGTCGAGCGCATCGCCCTCTTCGGGTCATATGCCCGCGAGGAACAGGGGGAGGGCAGCGACATCGATCTCCTCGTCACGTTCGGCGCCGGTGCCGACCTCTTTGATTTTGTCGGGCTTTCACAGTTTCTCGAAGAAAAACTTGGTCGTAGCGTCGATGTCGTACCGGAAACGGCACTCCGCCCGGAGATCCGTAGCCAGGTGACGCGGGACCTCCTCTTTGCATGA
- a CDS encoding HepT-like ribonuclease domain-containing protein, with protein MRPSLLYLSDITGALEKIEEFTAGMAYDEFLHDDKTQSAVIRKFEVIGEAAKKIPRPIRERHPAVPWKEMAGMRDRLIHTYFGVDTMLVWRTVVNRVPELRREIQRIVEEEGGR; from the coding sequence ATGAGACCCTCTCTCCTCTACCTCTCCGACATCACCGGTGCCCTCGAAAAGATCGAGGAGTTCACCGCGGGGATGGCCTATGACGAGTTTCTCCATGACGATAAGACCCAGAGCGCCGTCATCAGGAAGTTCGAGGTCATCGGGGAGGCAGCAAAAAAGATCCCCCGGCCCATCAGGGAGAGGCACCCTGCCGTTCCATGGAAAGAAATGGCCGGGATGCGGGACAGACTGATCCATACCTATTTTGGCGTCGACACGATGCTTGTCTGGAGGACGGTCGTCAACCGCGTGCCTGAACTCCGGCGGGAGATCCAGAGGATCGTCGAGGAGGAAGGCGGGAGATAA